In the Diorhabda carinulata isolate Delta chromosome 9, icDioCari1.1, whole genome shotgun sequence genome, one interval contains:
- the LOC130897739 gene encoding probable chitinase 10 produces the protein MIYSTTFVIILFACSGQAQVDTDPDCEIQQYWPNIYDCSKFYECNASGEKQEKQCPDGTLWNQNKQTCDMPYSTDCSWTVTTDSTYETTTSSASTVDPQWKCDVEGEFFPDTEDCRGFYECKRGIKQHNYCTVPLLWNVNIEGCSTQSDCSQVVTTTEATTTTTSRCNNGDFKIDPKDCHKFYYCENNIWTGPVACPADLYWSDHLQSCVKKSESDC, from the exons atgatttact ctacaacgtttgttattatattatttgctTGTAGTG gTCAGGCGCAAGTTGATACAGACCCAGACTGCGAAATCCAGCAATACTGGCCAAACATATATGATTGTTCGAAATTTTATGAATGCAATGCTTCTggtgaaaaacaagaaaaacaatGTCCGGACGGGACTTTGTGGAATCAAAATAAGCAGACGTGTGACATGCCATACAGCACTGACTGCT CATGGACTGTAACAA CCGATTCAACATACGAAACAACAACTTCATCTGCCTCAACCGTCGACCCGCAATGGAAATGTGATGTAGAAGGAGAATTTTTTCCTGATACAGAAGATTGCAGAGGTTTCTATGAATGCAAAAGAGGAATAAAACAACATAATTATTGTACTGTACCCCTCCTTTGGAATGTTAACATCGAGGGCTGTAGCACGCAATCCGATTGTt cccAAGTAGTGACTACAACTGAAGCGACTA CCACCACCACTTCCAGATGTAATAATGGCGATTTTAAAATAGATCCTAAAGATTGTCACAAATTCTATTACTGCGAGAATAATATTTGGACAGGTCCCGTGGCTTGTCCAGCTGATTTATATTGGAGCGATCATCTACAATCTTGTGTTAAAAAATCTGAATCAGATTGCTGA